A portion of the Mustela erminea isolate mMusErm1 chromosome 19, mMusErm1.Pri, whole genome shotgun sequence genome contains these proteins:
- the LOC116579118 gene encoding cytochrome P450 2F1 isoform X2, giving the protein MGKRSIEERILEEGSFLLAELRKTEGKPFDPTFVLSRSVSNIICSVIFGSRFDYDDERLLTIIRLINDNFQIMSGPWGELYNIFPSLLDWVPGPHRRLFQNYGCMKDLIARSVRDHQDSLDPDSPRDFIDCFLNKMAQEKQDPHSHFHMDTLLMTTHNLLFGGTETVGTTLRHAFLVLMKYPKVQARVQEEIDRVVGRARLPALEDRAAMPYTDAVIHEVQRFADVIPMNLPHRVTRDTSFRGFLIPKDTDIITLLNTVHYDPSQFLTPQEFNPEHFLDANQSFKKNPAFMPFSAGESHADRSQGLWGPIFLPTFLIPLFKPSRFFVLPHPQLWVCRDICSPSQLCSYRQIKAKNPCGGWWGGRILIQLGSSHRQYLHWVAQASSSPFLGFGLSPDEKKSFLFNPVAEIKRGREE; this is encoded by the exons ATGGGGAAGAGGAGCATTGAGGAGCGGATCCTGGAGGAAGGCAGCTTCCTGCTGGCAGAGCTAAGGAAAACTGAAG GCAAGCCCTTCGACCCCACGTTTGTGCTCAGCCGCTCCGTGTCCAACATTATCTGCTCTGTGATCTTCGGCAGCCGCTTTGACTACGACGATGAGCGTCTGCTTACCATTATCCGCCTGATCAATGACAACTTCCAAATCATGAGCGGCCCCTGGGGAGAG TTGTACAACATCTTTCCGAGCCTCCTGGACTGGGTACCCGGGCCGCACCGACGCCTTTTCCAGAACTACGGGTGCATGAAGGACCTCATCGCCCGCAGCGTCCGCGACCACCAGGACTCCCTCGACCCAGACTCTCCCCGGGACTTCATTGATTGCTTCCTCAACAAGATGGCACAA GAAAAGCAGGACCCGCATAGCCACTTCCACATGGATACCCTACTGATGACCACACATAACCTGCTCTTTGGCGGCACCGAGACTGTGGGCACAACGCTGCGCCACGCCTTCCTTGTGCTCATGAAGTACCCAAAAGTGCAAG CCCGCGTACAGGAGGAGATCGACCGCGTAGTGGGTCGCGCGCGGCTGCCGGCGCTGGAGGACCGCGCGGCCATGCCTTATACAGATGCGGTGATCCACGAGGTGCAGCGCTTCGCAGACGTCATCCCCATGAATTTGCCGCACCGCGTCACTCGGGACACATCCTTTCGCGGCTTCCTGATACCCAAG gACACAGATATCATCACCCTCCTTAACACAGTTCACTATGACCCCAGCCAGTTCCTGACGCCCCAGGAATTCAACCCTGAGCATTTTCTGGATGCCAATCAGTCCTTCAAGAAGAACCCTGCCTTCATGCCTTTCTCAGCTGGTGAGAGCCATGCGGACAGGAGTCAGGGTCTTTGGGGTCCCATATTCCTACCTACGTTCCTCATTCCACTCTTTAAACCCTCTCGTTTCTTCGTCCTACCACATCCTCAACTTTGGGTGTGCAGAGACATTTGTTCTCCCTCCCAACTCTGTTCCTACAGGCAGATAAAGGCTAAAAATCCTTgcggagggtggtggggaggcaggaTATTAATTCAACTTGGAAGTAGTCACCGTCAGTATCTCCACTGGGTGGCGCAGGCGAGCAGTTCTCCTTTCCTTGGCTTTGGTCTTTCCcctgatgaaaaaaaatctttcctgttTAACCCAGTAGCAGaaataaaaagggggagggaggaataa